The Hymenobacter sp. DG01 genome has a segment encoding these proteins:
- a CDS encoding NAD-dependent epimerase/dehydratase family protein produces MIFVTGGSGLVGSFLISALLERGLPVRALYRKQPPTFTGAERVEWMEGDIRDALGLRTALEGVTHVFHCAGLVSYAPQDEEALLHINVEGAANLVDACLERPGIRLGFVSSVAALGGGATPEHPETTGPLVLDENSKWDLGAEHNAYATSKYLGELEVWRGVSEGLRAVMVNPSVILGPADWDRTSTRLFRYAHNEHRFYTPGSINLVDVRDVVDALLRLTLDTDYSGERYVLNGGSLPLREFLTQAASCFGKRPPSVAVPEWAAEIIWRLEHVRSLLTGARPLITKDTARAGRRPTEYRTRKIEQALNMRFRPLSETIAWCCAGLRETNNGILA; encoded by the coding sequence ATGATTTTTGTCACCGGTGGCAGCGGCCTGGTTGGAAGCTTTCTGATTTCGGCGCTGCTGGAGCGAGGCCTGCCGGTACGGGCACTTTACCGGAAACAGCCCCCGACCTTCACGGGTGCTGAGCGGGTAGAGTGGATGGAAGGAGATATCCGGGATGCCCTGGGTCTGCGCACCGCGCTGGAAGGCGTAACCCATGTGTTCCATTGCGCCGGGCTGGTGTCCTACGCCCCCCAGGACGAGGAGGCGCTGCTGCACATCAACGTAGAGGGGGCTGCTAACCTGGTAGATGCCTGCCTGGAGCGGCCCGGCATTCGGTTGGGCTTTGTGTCGTCGGTGGCGGCGCTGGGTGGGGGCGCAACGCCGGAGCATCCGGAAACAACCGGCCCCCTGGTGCTGGATGAAAATAGTAAATGGGACCTGGGTGCTGAGCACAACGCCTATGCTACCTCCAAATACCTCGGAGAGTTGGAAGTGTGGCGCGGGGTATCAGAAGGATTGCGTGCCGTAATGGTTAACCCGTCGGTTATTCTGGGGCCGGCCGACTGGGACCGGACGAGTACCCGCCTGTTTCGGTATGCTCATAATGAGCATCGGTTCTATACCCCCGGCAGCATTAACCTGGTGGACGTGCGCGACGTGGTGGATGCCCTGCTGCGCCTCACGCTGGACACCGACTACAGCGGGGAACGGTACGTGCTGAACGGCGGCTCCTTACCCCTGCGCGAGTTCTTAACCCAAGCGGCCTCCTGCTTCGGTAAGCGTCCGCCTTCCGTGGCCGTACCCGAGTGGGCCGCTGAAATCATCTGGCGTCTGGAACACGTGCGGTCCTTGCTGACGGGAGCCCGCCCCCTCATCACCAAGGATACCGCCCGTGCCGGCCGCCGGCCTACCGAGTACCGCACCCGCAAGATTGAACAGGCGCTGAACATGCGGTTTCGGCCCCTGTCGGAAACCATTGCCTGGTGCTGCGCGGGGCTGCGCGAGACGAATAACGGAATTCTAGCGTAG
- a CDS encoding tetratricopeptide repeat protein, whose translation MNENFEDRDEVLATVRRFEHMVAQNEPVFFDLADFENIIDHYTTNTQYDKALQACEAAIALYPFSTELLIDRSQVLAMKGEYAAASTQIEDVAQLDPDNPDVAVTRGIIATQKGEFAEAVAFFHQAAERAEDRDDIFFNLGLAYQSWQKFKSAAKFYKQSLRLNPDNDVAVQELLYCLEVSERLEKNLEFFRRFTDEDPYSAVAWYNLGQAYYRAGKLDDAISAFEYAILIDGKFHEAHGFLASVYVSQERYRAAISEFELSYPEGQPTPEALCNIGECHEKLAEWDLARRFYQRSIDLDPEMDEAWFGIGIVMNVQEKYFEAIHFFRKAVSLYEESVEYWMALAAAEYQIGNIVSAIEAYEKAVEVAPDNKDAWLNWSIILYEQGNFDGAIDLMRNAVEIQPLEAELHYRLCAYLLAGGRYREAYQCLENALVLDFDKHRLLFDYFPELESQKALARLIDQYRK comes from the coding sequence ATGAACGAGAACTTTGAGGACCGGGACGAAGTGCTGGCTACTGTGCGTCGGTTTGAGCACATGGTAGCTCAGAACGAGCCCGTGTTTTTTGACCTGGCCGATTTTGAAAACATCATCGACCACTATACCACTAACACCCAATACGATAAAGCCTTGCAGGCCTGCGAGGCGGCCATTGCGCTCTACCCTTTCAGCACCGAACTACTCATTGACCGCTCGCAGGTACTGGCCATGAAGGGCGAATACGCCGCGGCCAGCACCCAGATTGAGGACGTAGCCCAACTCGACCCCGATAACCCCGACGTAGCCGTGACGCGCGGCATCATTGCCACCCAGAAGGGGGAGTTTGCCGAGGCCGTGGCCTTTTTCCACCAGGCGGCTGAGCGTGCCGAGGACCGCGACGACATCTTCTTCAACCTGGGCCTGGCTTACCAGAGCTGGCAGAAGTTCAAGAGTGCCGCCAAGTTCTACAAGCAAAGCCTGCGCCTGAACCCCGACAACGACGTGGCCGTGCAGGAACTGCTGTACTGCCTGGAGGTGAGCGAGCGGCTGGAGAAAAACCTGGAGTTCTTCCGGCGCTTCACCGACGAAGACCCGTACTCGGCGGTGGCGTGGTACAACCTGGGGCAGGCCTACTACCGGGCCGGCAAGCTCGATGATGCCATCAGTGCTTTCGAGTACGCTATCCTGATTGACGGTAAGTTTCACGAGGCGCACGGCTTCCTGGCCAGCGTGTACGTGAGCCAAGAGCGCTACCGGGCGGCCATCAGTGAGTTTGAGCTGAGTTACCCCGAAGGCCAGCCTACCCCCGAGGCGCTCTGCAACATTGGCGAGTGCCACGAGAAACTGGCTGAATGGGACCTGGCCCGCCGTTTCTACCAACGCTCCATCGACTTGGATCCGGAAATGGACGAGGCCTGGTTCGGCATCGGCATTGTGATGAACGTGCAGGAAAAGTACTTCGAGGCCATTCACTTCTTCCGGAAGGCGGTGAGCCTTTACGAGGAAAGCGTAGAGTATTGGATGGCCCTGGCGGCGGCAGAATACCAGATTGGCAACATCGTATCGGCCATTGAGGCTTATGAGAAAGCCGTGGAGGTAGCCCCCGACAATAAGGACGCCTGGCTGAACTGGAGCATCATCCTGTACGAGCAAGGCAACTTCGATGGGGCCATTGACCTGATGCGCAATGCCGTGGAAATTCAGCCTCTGGAGGCCGAGTTGCACTACCGCCTGTGCGCCTACCTGCTGGCCGGCGGCCGCTACCGCGAAGCCTACCAGTGCCTGGAAAACGCCCTGGTGCTCGACTTCGACAAGCACCGCCTGCTGTTCGATTACTTCCCGGAGCTGGAGTCGCAGAAGGCGCTGGCCCGGCTGATTGACCAGTACCGGAAGTAA